CGTGTCGAAGTCGCCGAGCCACGCCCGCGCGAACGCGCCGAGGCCCACCGCGCGCAAGACCTCGTTGACCATGCCGTTGCTGGAGAACTGCCAGCTCCACATGATGCCCGCGGCGACCAACGGGATCACCTGAGGAAGGAAGAGCACCGTGCGCGCGATGCCCGAGAGCCGGCTCGTCGCGATCCCTCGGATCACGTTGGCCGCGAAGAGGGCCAGGATCACGGGGACGATGCTGAAGTAGATGATCAGCTCGAACGCATTGAGGATCGAGCCGACGAGCTTCGGGTTCGTGAACACCTCGACATAGTTGGCGAGGCCGGCCCATGTCGCGGGCTGGATGCCGTTCCAGTCGTAGAGCGAGTACTGCGCCGTCAGGACGATCGGTCGCAGCACGAAGACGCCGTAGAAGAGCGCGGCGGGCAGCACCAGGAGGTACACCGGCAGCGACCGGAGCAACCGGCGGCGGCGCGGCGAGCGCCGGGCCGCCGC
This genomic window from Candidatus Microbacterium phytovorans contains:
- a CDS encoding sugar ABC transporter permease, producing MSRLPEGAAPVKAGAAPSPSSPRPAAARRSPRRRRLLRSLPVYLLVLPAALFYGVFVLRPIVLTAQYSLYDWNGIQPATWAGLANYVEVFTNPKLVGSILNAFELIIYFSIVPVILALFAANVIRGIATSRLSGIARTVLFLPQVIPLVAAGIMWSWQFSSNGMVNEVLRAVGLGAFARAWLGDFDTALPAVGVIGAWVAVGLCLILLLAGMSKIDQSLYEAARIDGAGPIREFVSITLPGVRQELAVCVIITVIAALASFDIIYISTQGGPGNSTLVPGLQVYYLAFFDREIGTASALALTLMALVLLVVLPLQRLLRGKES